Proteins found in one Panicum hallii strain FIL2 chromosome 4, PHallii_v3.1, whole genome shotgun sequence genomic segment:
- the LOC112888630 gene encoding calcium-binding protein PBP1-like has protein sequence MASQRRQMQQQQQQQAGTAPAPAPVGFEDYLPVMAERLGEEGLMRELASGFRLLMDPARGLITFDSLRRSAPLLGLGAMSDDDLRGMLAEGDFDGDGALSEMEFCVLMLRLSPELMDGPRRWLDDAVAQASQFLFTS, from the coding sequence ATGGCGTCGCAGCGGAGGcagatgcagcagcagcagcagcagcaggcgggcacggcgccggcgccggcgcccgtgGGGTTCGAGGACTACCTGCCGGTGATGGCGGAGCGGCTGGGCGAGGAGGGCCTGATGCGGGAGCTGGCGAGCGGGTTCCGCCTGCTCATGGACCCGGCCCGCGGGCTCATCACCTTCGACAGCCTCCGCCGCAGCGCGCCGCTGCTGGGCCTGGGCGCCATGTCCGACGACGACCTCCGCGGGATGCTCGCCGAGGGCGACttcgacggcgacggcgcgctCAGCGAGATGGAGTTCTGCGTGCTCATGCTCCGCCTCAGCCCCGAGCTCATGGACGGGCCCCGCAGGTGGCTCGACGACGCCGTGGCGCAGGCCTCCCAGTTCCTCTTCACCAGCTAG
- the LOC112888621 gene encoding beta-glucosidase 25: MGVLTLVHILISFTVCAEALRRADFPPGFVFGTASSAYQYEGAVNEGQRGPTIWDTITRRPGRVIDFSNADVAVDHYHRYKEDVDLMKDIGMDAYRFSISWSRIFPNGTGEPNVEGLNYYNSLIDALLDKGIQPYVTLFHWDLPQALEDRYGGWLHSQIVDDFVHYASTCFKEFGDRVKHWITFNEPHNFAIEGYDLGIQAPGRCSILAHMFCREGESSTEPYIVAHNILLAHTGAFHTYKQRFKNEQGGLIGIALDSKWYEPLSDVDEDTEAAARAMDFELGWFLDPLMFGHYPPSMQKLAGDRLPQFSTQASKLVSGSLDFVGINHYTTLYARNDRMRIRKLIMNDASTDAAVIPTAYRHGKKIGETAASRWLHIVPWGMFKLMKHIKEKYGNPPVIVTENGMDESNLPFSRLESVLQDYKRIQYHNDYMSNLLDAIRKEGCNVHGYFVWSLLDNWEWNSGYTVRFGLYYVDYNNNLTRIPKASVEWFSQVLAQTQKTAIM, translated from the exons ATGGGTGTCCTGACACTGGTTCATATCCTTATCAGCTTCACGGTTTGTGCTGAAGCTCTAAGGAGAGCAGACTTCCCTCCAGGTTTTGTATTTGGCACGGCTTCTTCAGCTTACCAG TATGAAGGCGCTGTCAACGAGGGTCAACGTGGACCTACAATATGGGATACTATCACAAGACGACCTG GACGGGTGATAGATTTCAGCAATGCAGATGTTGCTGTTGATCACTACCATCGTTACAAG GAAGATGTGGACTTGATGAAGGACATTGGCATGGATGCGTACCGGTTCTCTATCTCATGGTCCCGTATCTTTCCAA ATGGAACTGGTGAACCTAATGTAGAAGGATTGAATTACTATAACAGCctcatagatgctctgctagaCAAAG GTATACAACCATATGTAACACTTTTTCACTGGGACCTTCCGCAAGCACTAGAAGACAGATATGGTGGATGGTTACACTCCCAAATCGT GGATGATTTTGTTCACTATGCCTCTACATGCTTCAAGGAATTTGGAGATAGAGTGAAACACTGGATCACTTTTAATGAGCCCCATAATTTTGCGATTGAAGGATATGATCTTGGCATCCAAGCACCTGGGAGATGTTCCATTCTGGCGCATATGTTCTGTAGGGAGGGCGAATCATCAACTGAACCATATATTGTCGCTCACAACATACTCTTAGCACATACTGGTGCTTTTCATACTTACAAGCAGCGTTTCAAG AATGAACAAGGAGGTCTCATTGGAATCGCACTTGATTCAAAGTGGTATGAACCATTGTCAGATGTCGATGAGGACACAGAGGCAGCAGCACGAGCAATGGACTTTGAGCTTGGATG GTTCCTGGATCCCTTAATGTTTGGCCACTATCCTCCTTCTATGCAGAAACTTGCAGGCGACAGGCTGCCTCAGTTTTCAACTCAGGCTTCAAAGTTAGTATCGGGTTCGCTAGATTTTGTGGGCATAAACCACTATACCACATTGTATGCTAGGAACGACAGAATGCGGATCAGGAAACTTATAATGAATGATGCTTCAACCGACGCTGCCGTCATACCAACTG CATACAGGCATGGAAAGAAAATAGGAGAAACG GCAGCATCAAGATGGCTGCACATAGTTCCCTGGGGCATGTTCAAGCTGATGAAGCACATCAAAGAAAAGTATGGGAATCCGCCTGTGATCGTTACTGAAAACG GCATGGATGAATCGAACCTCCCATTCTCGAGACTGGAGAGTGTTCTGCAGGATTATAAACGGATACAGTACCACAACGACTACATGTCAAACCTCCTAGATGCTATAAG GAAGGAAGGCTGCAACGTCCACGGTTACTTCGTGTGGTCACTGCTCGACAACTGGGAGTGGAACTCTGGGTACACGGTGCGGTTTGGCCTCTACTACGTCGACTACAACAACAACCTGACGAGGATACCCAAGGCGTCCGTCGAGTGGTTCAGCCAGGTCTTGGCCCAGACCCAGAAGACGGCTATAATGTAG
- the LOC112888628 gene encoding 50S ribosomal protein L24, chloroplastic gives MAGMAALQGAMASLSVSAPGAASTSSFWGNRLATYSAPQPGIRFMVKTCPIEMRLKRWERKKCKPNSLPVLHKMHVRIGDTVQVIAGREKGKVGEVTRLFKHNSTVIVKDLNLKSKHKKGTGDEPGEIVMIEGPIHSSNVMLYSKEKSVASRVGHKFLEDGTKVRYLIKTGEVIDSVEKWVKVFKEGDSE, from the exons ATGGCTGGGATGGCGGCGCTGCAGGGCGCCATGGCGTCCCTCTCCGTCTCCGCGCCCGGCGCGGCGAGCACAAGCAGCTTCTGGGGCAACCGGCTCGCTACCTACTCCGCGCCGCAGCCTGGG ATAAGATTTATGGTCAAGACATGCCCAATTGAAATGAGA CTTAAGAGATGGGAGCGAAAGAAGTGCAAACCAAACAGCCTTCCCGTGCTTCACAAGATGCATGTTAGGATTGGGGACACCGTACAAGTCATCGCAGGCCGTGAGAAAGGTAAGGTTGGAGAAGTTACACGACTCTTCAAGCACAACAGCACTGTGATCGTGAAGGACCTGAACTTGAAGTCGAAGCACAAGAAAGGCACGGGAGATGAGCCGGGTGAAATCGTCATG ATTGAAGGCCCCATTCATAGCTCGAATGTGATGCTCTACTCGAAGGAGAAGAGTGTGGCAAGCAGGGTCGGCCACAAGTTCCTCGAGGACGGGACCAAGGTCCGGTACCTGATCAAGACCGGGGAAGTCATCGACAGTGTTGAGAAGTGGGTGAAGGTGTTCAAGGAAGGAGATTCCGAGTAA
- the LOC112888623 gene encoding putative anthocyanidin reductase isoform X1: MGSVGGWPEEEEEQAAAGSDPPPAVCVTGSTGYVGSWLVRTLLRRGYRVHATARDTGKAWRVLAAVEGGDRLRVFRADMGEVGSFDAAATGCVALFHVAASMEFHVSPGQDNVEERVRSSVLEPATRGTINVLRSCVRAGTVRRVVFTSSVSTLTAAGAEGRREAVVDESCLRDLADVWRTKPVGWIYILSKRLTEEAAFRFARENGLHLVSVILPTVAGPFLTPSVPTSIQLLLSPITGDPKLYSLLASVHARFGCVPLAHVQDACDAHVFLMESPRAEGRYLCAAGGHPMADVERLLAARYPPFKPPERLSRDFDASSAAAMSSKRLLDLGFRFERGVADIVADSVAQCLDHGFLEHPET, encoded by the exons ATGGGCAGCGTCGGCGGctggccggaggaggaggaggagcaggccgccgccggcagCGATCCTCCTCCGGCTGTGTGCGTGACGGGGTCCACCGGCTACGTCGGCTCCTGGCTCGTCCGCACGCTGCTGCGGCGAGGCTACCGCGTCCACGCCACCGCCAGGGACACAG GCAAGGCGTGGCGGGTGCTCGCCGCCGTGGAAGGGGGCGACCGGCTCCGGGTGTTCCGGGCGGACATGGGCGAGGTCGGGAGCTtcgacgccgccgccacggGATGCGTGGCGCTCTTCCATGTCGCGGCCTCCATGGAGTTCCACGTATCACCAGGCCAGGACAACGTTG AGGAGCGCGTGAGGTCAAGTGTGCTGGAGCCGGCGACGAGGGGCACCATCAACGTGCTGCGGTCCTGCGTCCGCGCGGGGACCGTGCGCCGGGTCGTCTTCACGTCCTCCGTCAGCACGCtgacggcggcgggcgcggagggccgGCGGGAGGCGGTCGTCGACGAGTCCTGCCTTAGGGACCTCGCCGACGTCTGGCGCACCAAGCCCGTCGGCTGG ATCTACATCCTGTCCAAGCGACTGACAGAGGAGGCGGCGTTCAGGTTTGCACGGGAGAACGGCCTCCATCTCGTGTCAGTCATCCTGCCGACGGTTGCAGGCCCGTTCCTGACGCCAAGTGTTCCAACGAGCATCCAGCTTCTGCTGTCACCCATAACAG gtGATCCCAAGCTCTACTCGCTGCTGGCCTCCGTGCACGCGAGGTTCGGGTGCGTCCCGCTGGCGCACGTCCAGGACGCCTGCGACGCGCACGTCTTCCTCATGGAGTCGCCGCGCGCCGAGGGGCGGTACCTGTgcgccgccggcggccaccCGATGGCCGACGTCGAGCGGCTCCTGGCCGCGCGCTACCCTCCCTTCAAACCACCGGAGAG GTTGAGCAGAGATTTCGACgcctcgtcggcggcggcgatgtcGTCCAAGAGGCTGCTGGACCTTGGTTTCAGGTTCGAGCGTGGTGTGGCGGACATCGTGGCAGACAGTGTCGCGCAGTGCCTCGACCATGGATTCCTGGAGCACCCTGAGACCTGA
- the LOC112888623 gene encoding putative anthocyanidin reductase isoform X2, whose amino-acid sequence MARCRRPVLVSSGKAWRVLAAVEGGDRLRVFRADMGEVGSFDAAATGCVALFHVAASMEFHVSPGQDNVEERVRSSVLEPATRGTINVLRSCVRAGTVRRVVFTSSVSTLTAAGAEGRREAVVDESCLRDLADVWRTKPVGWIYILSKRLTEEAAFRFARENGLHLVSVILPTVAGPFLTPSVPTSIQLLLSPITGDPKLYSLLASVHARFGCVPLAHVQDACDAHVFLMESPRAEGRYLCAAGGHPMADVERLLAARYPPFKPPERLSRDFDASSAAAMSSKRLLDLGFRFERGVADIVADSVAQCLDHGFLEHPET is encoded by the exons ATGGCGAGGTGCCGGCGGCCGGTGCTCGTGTCATCAGGCAAGGCGTGGCGGGTGCTCGCCGCCGTGGAAGGGGGCGACCGGCTCCGGGTGTTCCGGGCGGACATGGGCGAGGTCGGGAGCTtcgacgccgccgccacggGATGCGTGGCGCTCTTCCATGTCGCGGCCTCCATGGAGTTCCACGTATCACCAGGCCAGGACAACGTTG AGGAGCGCGTGAGGTCAAGTGTGCTGGAGCCGGCGACGAGGGGCACCATCAACGTGCTGCGGTCCTGCGTCCGCGCGGGGACCGTGCGCCGGGTCGTCTTCACGTCCTCCGTCAGCACGCtgacggcggcgggcgcggagggccgGCGGGAGGCGGTCGTCGACGAGTCCTGCCTTAGGGACCTCGCCGACGTCTGGCGCACCAAGCCCGTCGGCTGG ATCTACATCCTGTCCAAGCGACTGACAGAGGAGGCGGCGTTCAGGTTTGCACGGGAGAACGGCCTCCATCTCGTGTCAGTCATCCTGCCGACGGTTGCAGGCCCGTTCCTGACGCCAAGTGTTCCAACGAGCATCCAGCTTCTGCTGTCACCCATAACAG gtGATCCCAAGCTCTACTCGCTGCTGGCCTCCGTGCACGCGAGGTTCGGGTGCGTCCCGCTGGCGCACGTCCAGGACGCCTGCGACGCGCACGTCTTCCTCATGGAGTCGCCGCGCGCCGAGGGGCGGTACCTGTgcgccgccggcggccaccCGATGGCCGACGTCGAGCGGCTCCTGGCCGCGCGCTACCCTCCCTTCAAACCACCGGAGAG GTTGAGCAGAGATTTCGACgcctcgtcggcggcggcgatgtcGTCCAAGAGGCTGCTGGACCTTGGTTTCAGGTTCGAGCGTGGTGTGGCGGACATCGTGGCAGACAGTGTCGCGCAGTGCCTCGACCATGGATTCCTGGAGCACCCTGAGACCTGA
- the LOC112889103 gene encoding uncharacterized protein LOC112889103, whose amino-acid sequence GIKRSFLPPPPPRSGCSRSISNLRDVIHSQYGGSRRRAPAAVPSRCDSPRSIESSDVLNALTQDVLLAAGAPAGSGRDLRAGAGEAPGLAAWAIGGAAPLSPLLMRCSTSRLSRRSSPREVSPLRLRREAGAGNGDLGSPVPAWASCGVGVQCDRCGGLFSSNDALESHHLVYHAVTELVDGDTASKVVELIYKVGWPNPQVAMDRVERVVKVHNMDRSVDRFKEYMEEVKARAAQQPNKHPRCIADGNELLQFHGTTVSCPLGAGGSHSVCASGACNVCRIIRHGFSATRENRADGVGVGVFTTSTSKRALECLQETNAAAGGEAGAGGVTHALIVCRAVAGRIRRPLENPQDAAGQPGFDSVAGQVGADSSIEGLYLLNPSALLPCFVVICKA is encoded by the exons GGGATCAAGAGGTcgttcctgccgccgccgccgccgaggtcgGGTTGCTCGCGCTCCATCTCCAACCTGCGGGACGTGATCCACAGCCAGTACGGCGGCAGCCGgcgccgggcgccggcggccgtgcCCAGCCGCTGCGACAGCCCGAGGTCGATCGAGAGTAGCGACGTCCTCAACGCGTTGACGCAAGACGTGCTGCTCGCCGCCGGGGCTCCTGCCGGCTCCGGCCGCGACCTCCGGGCCGGCGCCGGGGAAGCCCCGGGGCTCGCCGCCTGGGCCatcggcggcgcggcgccgctCAGCCCGCTCCTGATGCGGTGCAGCACCAGCCGTCTCTCCCGGAGGAGTTCCCCGCGCGAGGTGTCGCCGCTCCGGCTCCGCCGCGAAGCAGGCGCCGGCAACGGCGACCTGGGGTCGCCCGTTCCCGCCTGGGCCTCCTGTGGTGTCGGCGTCCAGTGCGATCGCTGCGGCGGCCTCTTCTCCAGCAACGACGCTCTGGAATCGCATCACCTCGTCTACCACGCCG TCACCGAGCTGGTGGACGGCGACACGGCGAGCAAGGTGGTGGAGCTCATATATAAGGTCGGGTGGCCGAATCCCCAGGTCGCGATGGATCGCGTCGAGAGGGTCGTCAAGGTCCACAACATGGACAGGTCGGTGGACCGGTTCAAGGAGTACATGGAGGAGGTGAAGGCCAGGGCGGCTCAGCAGCCCAACAAGCACCCCCGCTGCATCGCCGACGGCAACGAGCTGCTCCAGTTCCACGGCACCACCGTCTCCTGCCCCCTCGGCGCCGGCGGCTCGCACAGCGTCTGCGCGTCGGGCGCGTGCAACGTCTGCCGCATCATCCGGCACGGCTTCTCGGCTACGAGGGAGAACAGGGCggacggcgtcggcgtcggcgtgtTCACCACGTCCACGAGCAAGCGCGCCCTGGAGTGCCTACAAGAAaccaacgccgccgccggcggcgaggctggAGCCGGCGGCGTGACGCACGCGCTGATCGTGTGCCGGGCGGTCGCGGGGAGGATCCGCCGCCCGCTGGAGAACCCTCAGGACGCCGCCGGGCAGCCGGGGTTCGACTCGGTAGCCGGCCAGGTCGGCGCCGACTCGAGCATCGAGGGGCTCTACCTGCTCAACCCGAGCGCTCTCCTCCCGTGCTTCGTGGTCATATGTAAAGCTTAG
- the LOC112888625 gene encoding protein HEAT-STRESS-ASSOCIATED 32 produces the protein MRGWREEVVALSLRGYGYGNEEDDRPEKPRRYGVTEMRSPFYSFRPANQALQEILDSLGPFVDGLKFSGGCHSLMGKELVREITDLAHKHDIYVSTGDWAEHLLRQGPSSFKQYVAECKALGFDTIELNAGSLKLPEDALLRLVRLIKSSGLRAKPLFSVKFDSSDIPASGGRAFGAYIAPVKERSSERIEDVDLLIRRAERCLEAGADMIMIDADDVCQRADSLRADIVAKIVGRLGLEKTMFEASNPSTSEWFVKRYGPRVNLFVDHSDVMNLERLRGFNMCRSDPSSRFASPFFLL, from the exons atgaGGGGTTGGcgagaggaggtggtggcgctgTCGCTGCGCGGGTACGGCTACGGCAACGAGGAGGACGACCGGCCGGAGAAGCCGCGCCGGTACGGAGTGACGGAGATGCGGAGCCCCTTCTACTCCTTCCGCCCCGCCAACCAGGCCCTCCAG GAAATATTGGATTCTCTTGGTCCTTTTGTTGACGGTTTGAAGTTCTCTGGGGGATGCCATAGTTTGATGGGAAAAGAATTGGTTAGAGAGATTACTGatttagcacacaaacatgacATATACGTGAGCACAGGTGACTGGGCAGAGCATCTTTTACGTCAAGGACCCTCTTCTTTCAAGCAATATGTGGCG GAATGCAAGGCCTTAGGGTTTGACACAATTGAGCTGAATgctggatctctcaagctcccTGAAGATGCTCTCCTGAGATTGGTCCGCCTCATCAAGAGTAGCGGTCTGAGGGCAAAGCCACTGTTTTCCGTGAAGTTTGACAGTTCTGATATTCCTGCATCTGGTGGTAGGGCATTTGGGGCGTACATAGCTCCAGTCAAGGAGCGGAGCTCAG AAAGAATTGAAGATGTTGATCTGCTGATTAGGAGGGCAGAGAGATGCTTGGAAGCAGGGGCAGATATGATCATGATAGATGCTGATGACGTTTGCCAGCGCGCTGACTCCCTGAGGGCAGACATCGTTGCAAAGATAGTAGGCCGGCTCGGTCTCGAGAAGACCATGTTCGAAGCTTCAAACCCCAGCACCTCCGAGTGGTTCGTCAAACGATACGGCCCAAGG GTGAATCTCTTCGTTGACCACTCGGACGTGATGAATCTGGAGCGCCTGCGGGGGTTCAACATGTGCAGAAGCGACCCTTCCTCCCGTTTCGCCTCACCATTCTTCCTGTTGTAA
- the LOC112888619 gene encoding calcium homeostasis endoplasmic reticulum protein isoform X2, whose translation MDRQPQDYAAAAMAYAQAQQPPPPQYGGYHPQAPPQYPPHPYGAPLPQYPPAPYARPMPPAYSHLPPHQQPPPPYAAHPPPHVMSTPSPPPHHPYMHPPPFESAPPPAAPPADPELQKRIDKLVEYIGKNGPEFEAMIRDKQHDNPDYAFVFGGEGHAYYRYMLWLLPRPPVPAPYPPGSMHMMPPMGPMMRGPPIHQPGYPPFYDQHQQFAASHGHGEYEAAAQPFKGLSGPLPTDVAAELQDVLSNLNGTKESIKGAKSWFMQRLPFAPALAEALRERVFTLEDTERQLHIIFLVNDILFESLQRRTNIRDLDNEAIAFKSVLGSMLARIYNNPQSKDDSQTRVEKILQFWGSKEVYDQETIANFEREMKGGLAYPLPPRHVSPDPSTFSGSVPVPSKWSSEPPEKEKAIHPISGPLQSGPSAQFSANQLPAGVYPPVGQTTYPGSLPVQPSLIPSAIPQSTAAPSNDSNPPPYPLFPPGLIPGMVRKMQIGSGVPYSPLSPLDIPTVIPPSTVPESEILERVSKFFSEIGEVNPSEGPMRQSERDDYDDYERELPARKGGACIPPPPNLLVNPETGMRADGSVESKPGSSGRLGLGASADPNEVSQYDDVYSSYRKQRSTTYHSSITARSTSR comes from the exons ATGGACCGGCAACCCCAGGActacgcggcggcggccatggcgtaCGCGCAGGCGCAGCAACCACCGCCCCCGCAGTACGGCGGCTACCATCCGCAGGCGCCGCCGCAGTACCCGCCCCACCCTTACGGCGCTCCGCTCCCGCAGTACCCGCCCGCGCCCTACGCGCGTCCCATGCCGCCGGCCTACTCGCACCTACCGCCGCACCAGCAGCCGCCTCCCCCGTACGCGGCGCACCCGCCGCCGCATGTCATGTCCAcgccctccccgccgccgcaccaTCCCTACATGCACCCGCCGCCGTTCGAAtccgctccgccgccggccgcgccccccGCTGATCCGGAGCTCCAGAAGCGCATCGACAAGCTCGTCGAATACATCGGCAAGAACGGGCCGGAATTCGAGGCCATGATCCGCGACAAGCAGCACGACAACCCGGACTACGCCTTCGTCTTCGGCGGGGAAGGCCACGCCTACTACAGGTACATGCTCTGGCTCTTGCCGCGCCCGCCGGTGCCGGCGCCGTACCCGCCGGGGTCGATGCATATGATGCCGCCGATGGGTCCTATGATGAGGGGGCCGCCGATTCACCAGCCGGGGTACCCGCCATTCTATGACCAGCACCAGCAGTTTGCTGCTTCTCACGGCCATGGGGAGTATGAGGCTGCAGCGCAACCGTTCAAGGGACTATCCGGGCCACTACCCACTGATGTTGCTGCTGAGCTGCAAGATGTGCTTAGCAATCTTAATGGCACCAAGGAATCAATAAAGGGAGCAAAGTCATGGTTTATGCAAAGGTTACCATTTGCGCCGGCTCTGGCTGAAGCTCTTAGGGAGAGAGTATTTACCTTGGAGGATACGGAGCGTCAGCTGCACATAATATTCCTGGTGAACGACATTCTTTTCGAAAG CTTACAAAGACGAACTAATATTCGGGACCTTGACAACGAGGCTATTGCTTTTAAATCTGTGCTGGGTTCCATGCTTGCAAGGATTTACAATAATCCACAGAGCAAAGATGACAGCCAGACTCGTGTCGAGAAAATCCTGCAGTTCTGGGGTTCAAAGGAAGTTTATGACCAGGAAACCATTGCTAACTTTGAAAGAGAGATGAAAGGTGGGTTGGCATATCCTTTGCCACCGCGACATGTTTCACCAGATCCCTCTACCTTTTCAG GATCAGTGCCGGTGCCCTCAAAATGGTCCTCGGAACCTCCAGAGAAGGAAAAGGCAATCCATCCTATCTCTGGTCCACTTCAATCTGGACCCTCTGCACAATTTTCAGCAAATCAACTCCCAGCAGGTGTTTATCCTCCTGTAGGTCAAACTACTTATCCAGGATCTTTACCAGTGCAACCATCTTTGATTCCCTCTGCGATTCCTCAAAGCACTGCTGCTCCTTCAAATGATTCAAATCCACCTCCTTATCCACTCTTCCCACCTGGCCTGATTCCTGGAATGGTTCGGAAGATGCAGATTGGAAGTGGAGTGCCATACTCTCCCTTGAGCCCACTTGACATCCCCACAGTCATCCCTCCATCGACTGTTCCAGAGTCTGAGATCCTTGAGCGTGTATCAAAGTTCTTCAGCGAGATTGGGGAGGTAAACCCATCAGAAGGTCCGATGAGGCAGAGCGAGCGCGATGATTACGATGACTATGAGAGGGAACTTCCTGCTCGAAAGGGAGGGGCATGTATTCCTCCCCCGCCTAACCTGCTTGTAAACCCTGAGACAGGGATGCGTGCTGATGGTAGCGTTGAGAGCAAACCGGGGTCCAGCGGCCGGTTGGGTCTGGGAGCTTCTGCTGATCCCAACGAGGTGAGCCAGTATGATGATGTCTATTCTTCATACCGCAAGCAGAGGAGCACCACATACCATTCTTCCATCACTGCTCGCTCCACATCAAGGTGA
- the LOC112888619 gene encoding calcium homeostasis endoplasmic reticulum protein isoform X1, translating into MDRQPQDYAAAAMAYAQAQQPPPPQYGGYHPQAPPQYPPHPYGAPLPQYPPAPYARPMPPAYSHLPPHQQPPPPYAAHPPPHVMSTPSPPPHHPYMHPPPFESAPPPAAPPADPELQKRIDKLVEYIGKNGPEFEAMIRDKQHDNPDYAFVFGGEGHAYYRYMLWLLPRPPVPAPYPPGSMHMMPPMGPMMRGPPIHQPGYPPFYDQHQQFAASHGHGEYEAAAQPFKGLSGPLPTDVAAELQDVLSNLNGTKESIKGAKSWFMQRLPFAPALAEALRERVFTLEDTERQLHIIFLVNDILFESLQRRTNIRDLDNEAIAFKSVLGSMLARIYNNPQSKDDSQTRVEKILQFWGSKEVYDQETIANFEREMKGGLAYPLPPRHVSPDPSTFSGAFAGSVPVPSKWSSEPPEKEKAIHPISGPLQSGPSAQFSANQLPAGVYPPVGQTTYPGSLPVQPSLIPSAIPQSTAAPSNDSNPPPYPLFPPGLIPGMVRKMQIGSGVPYSPLSPLDIPTVIPPSTVPESEILERVSKFFSEIGEVNPSEGPMRQSERDDYDDYERELPARKGGACIPPPPNLLVNPETGMRADGSVESKPGSSGRLGLGASADPNEVSQYDDVYSSYRKQRSTTYHSSITARSTSR; encoded by the exons ATGGACCGGCAACCCCAGGActacgcggcggcggccatggcgtaCGCGCAGGCGCAGCAACCACCGCCCCCGCAGTACGGCGGCTACCATCCGCAGGCGCCGCCGCAGTACCCGCCCCACCCTTACGGCGCTCCGCTCCCGCAGTACCCGCCCGCGCCCTACGCGCGTCCCATGCCGCCGGCCTACTCGCACCTACCGCCGCACCAGCAGCCGCCTCCCCCGTACGCGGCGCACCCGCCGCCGCATGTCATGTCCAcgccctccccgccgccgcaccaTCCCTACATGCACCCGCCGCCGTTCGAAtccgctccgccgccggccgcgccccccGCTGATCCGGAGCTCCAGAAGCGCATCGACAAGCTCGTCGAATACATCGGCAAGAACGGGCCGGAATTCGAGGCCATGATCCGCGACAAGCAGCACGACAACCCGGACTACGCCTTCGTCTTCGGCGGGGAAGGCCACGCCTACTACAGGTACATGCTCTGGCTCTTGCCGCGCCCGCCGGTGCCGGCGCCGTACCCGCCGGGGTCGATGCATATGATGCCGCCGATGGGTCCTATGATGAGGGGGCCGCCGATTCACCAGCCGGGGTACCCGCCATTCTATGACCAGCACCAGCAGTTTGCTGCTTCTCACGGCCATGGGGAGTATGAGGCTGCAGCGCAACCGTTCAAGGGACTATCCGGGCCACTACCCACTGATGTTGCTGCTGAGCTGCAAGATGTGCTTAGCAATCTTAATGGCACCAAGGAATCAATAAAGGGAGCAAAGTCATGGTTTATGCAAAGGTTACCATTTGCGCCGGCTCTGGCTGAAGCTCTTAGGGAGAGAGTATTTACCTTGGAGGATACGGAGCGTCAGCTGCACATAATATTCCTGGTGAACGACATTCTTTTCGAAAG CTTACAAAGACGAACTAATATTCGGGACCTTGACAACGAGGCTATTGCTTTTAAATCTGTGCTGGGTTCCATGCTTGCAAGGATTTACAATAATCCACAGAGCAAAGATGACAGCCAGACTCGTGTCGAGAAAATCCTGCAGTTCTGGGGTTCAAAGGAAGTTTATGACCAGGAAACCATTGCTAACTTTGAAAGAGAGATGAAAGGTGGGTTGGCATATCCTTTGCCACCGCGACATGTTTCACCAGATCCCTCTACCTTTTCAG GTGCTTTTGCAGGATCAGTGCCGGTGCCCTCAAAATGGTCCTCGGAACCTCCAGAGAAGGAAAAGGCAATCCATCCTATCTCTGGTCCACTTCAATCTGGACCCTCTGCACAATTTTCAGCAAATCAACTCCCAGCAGGTGTTTATCCTCCTGTAGGTCAAACTACTTATCCAGGATCTTTACCAGTGCAACCATCTTTGATTCCCTCTGCGATTCCTCAAAGCACTGCTGCTCCTTCAAATGATTCAAATCCACCTCCTTATCCACTCTTCCCACCTGGCCTGATTCCTGGAATGGTTCGGAAGATGCAGATTGGAAGTGGAGTGCCATACTCTCCCTTGAGCCCACTTGACATCCCCACAGTCATCCCTCCATCGACTGTTCCAGAGTCTGAGATCCTTGAGCGTGTATCAAAGTTCTTCAGCGAGATTGGGGAGGTAAACCCATCAGAAGGTCCGATGAGGCAGAGCGAGCGCGATGATTACGATGACTATGAGAGGGAACTTCCTGCTCGAAAGGGAGGGGCATGTATTCCTCCCCCGCCTAACCTGCTTGTAAACCCTGAGACAGGGATGCGTGCTGATGGTAGCGTTGAGAGCAAACCGGGGTCCAGCGGCCGGTTGGGTCTGGGAGCTTCTGCTGATCCCAACGAGGTGAGCCAGTATGATGATGTCTATTCTTCATACCGCAAGCAGAGGAGCACCACATACCATTCTTCCATCACTGCTCGCTCCACATCAAGGTGA